AATGTTCCCAGATCGCCACCGGATCCCTTGACCCAAAGCAGCTCGATACTCTCCCCGGTGACCGGGTCGATGGTGGTGCCCTTGGCCGAAGTATTGCCCCCGGCATAGTTGGTGTTTTTCTTGTCTTGGCCTAGTCGGTTGGAACGCTCAATAAGAGCTGCAGCCGTAGTGGTACTCGATGTTGCAATGCTTTGAGTCATGATTCTCTCGGTTGTTCTTCTCGGAGTTCTTCGCTGGTATTTACGCGTCGACCCGGTCGGCAGCGACCAGCTTGCCGTAACGCGCAATCTCAATTTCTTCTAGGGACTTGCCACGTGTTTCTGGCGCCCAGATGGTTCCGATCAATAGCGCCGCGGCGAGCAGCCCCAGGATTAGCAGGCCCAGCTTTTCTAGCCCCATGTTGGTCAGCAGCACCGGGAAGACCAGTGAGAGCAGGCCAACCATGACACGGGCAAGCATGAACAGCACTCCCTGCGCGCTGGCACGGTATTTGGTGGCGAATAGCTCGGCAGTCCACAGTCCGTAGAAGGCCTGAGCACCGATACCGGCAGAAATACCCCAAGCTACCGCGTAGAACAGCAGCGAGAATGTTCCTGGTGGTACGAAGATCAATACCGCCCAGGCCACGATGCCCAGCAGGGCTCCGGTGAAGTACAGCCATCGACGCGAGACGCGGTCACCGTATTTCATGAAGCCGAAGTAGGTGGCTGCGGCGGTCAGTACCCAGACCAATACCTGCAAGAGGTTCTGCTGGGTGGCCGATTCGACTCCGGCTGCTTCGTACACTCGCGGCTGGAAGATGCCGGCCTGGCCTGCCACGGTATTCCACAGGCCGTAAACGCCGATCAGGAACAGCAGAGCCGAGAAGTTTTTGCGTTCGGCCAGCAGTGAGCGAATACCGGAGAAGAAGGAAATCTTGGTTCCGTTGGCCAGCTCGTTTGCACGTTGTTCCTTCCACCGGGTGGATTCTGGAAGGCCACGACGGACCCACCAAGTCACCGCGGCCACTACGAAGAGGTGGAAGAAGATCAGTCGGGATCCAGCCACACCCAGCGGTTCGACCATAATGGCCAAGGCAAAACCAACTGCGGGTCCAAAGGACCATGCCAGCTGAGCGGTGCCCACGTGGGCAGCGCGTGATTCTTCGGGCGCTTCTTCGGCAATATAGGTCCAGGATGCTGGAACGCCGGCGCCGACGGCGATACCCATGAGCACCACACCGACCACCAGGAGTGTGGTGTTAGCCGTGAAGGTGATCAGCAAGGCACCGATCATGAAGACAATCAGGTCATATGTGTAGATGAACTTTCGACCTAACCGGTCGCACAGCGGACCGCCGATCATCGCCCCCAGTGCAGCGCCGAAGGCGTTAGCGGACACGGCGGCGATAATACCGACCAGCGCATCGTCAAACCCGAAGGCTGATTGCCACAGACTCAGGCTGGTGGCTAGGGCGATGATGGCGCCGGCCTCAATGTAGTTGCTCATCGCCACAGCGATAGTTGCTTTCCAGCCGGTAATGCCGCGCTTCGTTGCTACGGTACCCATTTAGGCTCCCCATCCTGCTTGTACCCCACCGACGCGCTCGGCTTCGATGCGGCTTTGGTAGTCCGAAGTGCGGAAGGCCTGCATCGGATCTGCCGGGAGGCCACGCTCGGCCCGCCAAGCTTCAAGTTCTGAGCGGACATCGGTGTAGAAGGCGTTCATGAAGATTTCGTTGGCAGCTAGCACGTCGCCTGAAATCTGTGCCTCCGTCAATGCAACGCGATCAATGAGCAGGGCTCGCGCGGTCATCTCTTGGACGTTGAGCACGCTGCGGATTTGACCCTGAATCTTGTTCTCCACGTTGTGGCACTGGTCCAGCATGAAAGTAATGGTGCTCTGTTCTTCTAACCCGCCACCGCGAATGACCTCGGCCATGATACGGAAGAGCTGATAGGGGTCAGCGGATCCAACAATCAGATCGTCATCGGCGTAGAAGCGGGAGTTGAAGTCGAAGGAGCCCAGCTTGCCTAGACGTAGCAGCTGCATCACGATGAACTCGATGTTGGTTCCTGGCGCATGGTGCCCGGTGTCGAGGCAAACCATTGCCCGCTCCCCTAGGGCTGCTACTTGAGCGTAGGAGGTGCCCCAGTCTGGAACATCGGTGTGGTAAAAAGCTGGTTCAAAGAACTTGTATTCCAGTACTAGGCGCTGCTCGCCGGAAAGACGGGCATAGATTTCTGCCAGCGAGTCTGCCAAGCGGTCTTGGCGACCACGCATGTCCGCCTGGCCCGGGTAGTTAGATCCTTCGGCAAGCCAGATCTTCAAATCTTGGCTGCCCGTTGCGTCCATGACGTCGATGCATTCAAGGTGATGATCGATGGCCTTGCGACGGATCTTTGGATCCTCGTGAGTTAGCGCGCCGAACTTATAATCATCATCCTGGAAGGTGTTCGAGTTAATAGTTCCTAGACGCACACCGAGGTTCTCGGCATGGCTGCGCAGGGCGCTAAAGTCCTCAACTTTGTCCCAGGGAATGTGCAAGGCCACCGATGGTGCAAGACCGGTGAGTCGGTGTACTTGTGCGGCATCGGCGATCTTTTCGAAGGGGTCTCGTGGTGTTCCTGCGGTTGAATACACCTTAAACCGGGTGCCG
The nucleotide sequence above comes from Glutamicibacter sp. B1. Encoded proteins:
- a CDS encoding MFS transporter, giving the protein MGTVATKRGITGWKATIAVAMSNYIEAGAIIALATSLSLWQSAFGFDDALVGIIAAVSANAFGAALGAMIGGPLCDRLGRKFIYTYDLIVFMIGALLITFTANTTLLVVGVVLMGIAVGAGVPASWTYIAEEAPEESRAAHVGTAQLAWSFGPAVGFALAIMVEPLGVAGSRLIFFHLFVVAAVTWWVRRGLPESTRWKEQRANELANGTKISFFSGIRSLLAERKNFSALLFLIGVYGLWNTVAGQAGIFQPRVYEAAGVESATQQNLLQVLVWVLTAAATYFGFMKYGDRVSRRWLYFTGALLGIVAWAVLIFVPPGTFSLLFYAVAWGISAGIGAQAFYGLWTAELFATKYRASAQGVLFMLARVMVGLLSLVFPVLLTNMGLEKLGLLILGLLAAALLIGTIWAPETRGKSLEEIEIARYGKLVAADRVDA
- the rhaI gene encoding L-rhamnose isomerase, encoding MGATLSPENLETLNQLAIEVPSWAYGNSGTRFKVYSTAGTPRDPFEKIADAAQVHRLTGLAPSVALHIPWDKVEDFSALRSHAENLGVRLGTINSNTFQDDDYKFGALTHEDPKIRRKAIDHHLECIDVMDATGSQDLKIWLAEGSNYPGQADMRGRQDRLADSLAEIYARLSGEQRLVLEYKFFEPAFYHTDVPDWGTSYAQVAALGERAMVCLDTGHHAPGTNIEFIVMQLLRLGKLGSFDFNSRFYADDDLIVGSADPYQLFRIMAEVIRGGGLEEQSTITFMLDQCHNVENKIQGQIRSVLNVQEMTARALLIDRVALTEAQISGDVLAANEIFMNAFYTDVRSELEAWRAERGLPADPMQAFRTSDYQSRIEAERVGGVQAGWGA